The Plasmodium gaboni strain SY75 chromosome 9, whole genome shotgun sequence DNA segment atattgaaatttatattaaaatataatggTTTTCTTTTATAACATACTATATAATTACACATCATGGtatagtaatatataaaatttatttatcatcatataaaagttataatatatatatgtattatttctctttttatatgatatattttattttttttctaaaaatATACTATAATCTTATGGATTTACAAAATCACAAATAGTGAAAAGACCATGATTCCTTGGAATATTTGAAATCTTgtcttttaattttttaaacaaCTTATGTCTTTTACGTGATTTATCTCCgtctatatataattttaaatattctttaagcatatctttatatttttgattaAGGTCTAATGTGTCTACAATTTTGTTTGCGTGTTGATACCTAGAATTCAATAGTTCTTCACCTAAATTAAATTTTGATAAATATTCGTTAACTAATTGTTCTTGACTTTTAGAaggtttttttttttttgttggTCCCCCATTAGC contains these protein-coding regions:
- a CDS encoding exported protein (hyp12); the encoded protein is DNEELSQNNEVLSQNNEEITQNNEDITQNKDDITQNNEEKPSKGIIIELTEGCGLIPIEKSRPPRRPANGGPTKKKKPSKSQEQLVNEYLSKFNLGEELLNSRYQHANKIVDTLDLNQKYKDMLKEYLKLYIDGDKSRKRHKLFKKLKDKISNIPRNHGLFTICDFVNP